A genomic region of Anopheles coustani chromosome 3, idAnoCousDA_361_x.2, whole genome shotgun sequence contains the following coding sequences:
- the LOC131261232 gene encoding uncharacterized protein LOC131261232 translates to MGSLPNLSDLSTEKLERRLVERERMLARERIIERDFGRDKESVRTLERPVFIHKQQIAAAKSFLQQKCPPGSRKVMRTRSSGQAHHIWDDPIIDQYLTNYSPASNRSHRISVGPTFAPTYQFQSSSLGNRHRRDSVNSSIGATSVRKLLTVQNRSYGCRHKIPSHVRSRVTKNFVLVAIAHGFMCTALVPLVVLQGANSTWFQQESWLAAGPDVGSGLLSLCCAVTAVMSLATTKLVQRFGYSIVLAASYGGLCLFLAAHIYPVLLSLVPGYLLLGMLLGPSVICKQALLVSMAGKLSCSQPECGGTSTAGVSADSYDDHRLLCSREEQVRRLGRWFRAAGDFGIIVGTVVAAFVLTCASGSNRIGCYYISSLSQPVPNAALTGAPNGTVPQLNPNLSASSDLGGYVPLERDMLISLPETAMSAAQEDTTVPSSSTTTKHEPTTASSPKIVTPSMPTLRETMYFLYNIRLPDPATPGEEATAFTTNPSSSTPSGGSDDSRDSSRPLLDRFPYSMFQTNDYGERICGSHLCPVWDRNIPVNSSALGNEMKLQGYTGATPLMGIYLVFGVLAFIVTAFTTEIEFNVKFDSIRRMSDTLLFAGPLAYFVGTEQAYMMADFMKAFVACELGPNSVAGALVGMGVMQLIAACTLSMLLRHTKRVVVIVAGFLFHACLLLVLLRWKPSRDDSAVLYVIPAAWGVCNAVWETLLFALTTTTHPNKFAEVTAPLQALRFLGLAITFAGHGVLCEAPKIIILAILLVISVIPYTMLELKLESQRKALKLSL, encoded by the exons ATGGGAAGCTTGCCAAATTTAAGCGACCTGTCGACGGAGAAGCTCGAACGGCGGCTCGTCGAACGGGAACGTATGCTGGCCCGAGAAAGGATCATCGAGCGAGACTTTGGACGGGACAAGGAATCGGTCCGGACACTGGAGCGACCGGTTTTCATCCACAAGCAACAG ATTGCTGCGGCAAAGAGCTTTCTCCAGCAGAAATGTCCGCCTGGCTCGCGAAAGGTTATGCGAACAAGAAGTTCCGGTCAGGCCCATCACATATGGGACGATCCAATAATAGAC CAATACCTAACTAACTACTCGCCAGCATCGAATCGCAGCCACCGGATCTCCGTAGGACCCACTTTCGCACCAACCTATCAGTTCCAATCTTCCTCGCTCGGAAATCGACATCGGCGGGATTCGGTTAACAGTTCCATCGGCGCCACCTCGGTTCGGAAGCTGCTGACGGTGCAGAATCGTAGCTACGGCTGCCGGCACAAGATTCCCTCGCACGTCCGCTCGCGGGTGACCAAGAACTTCGTGCTAGTGGCCATCGCCCACGGATTTATGTGCACGGCACTGGTTCCGCTGGTTGTGTTGCAGGGAGCGAACTCGACCTGGTTCCAGCAGGAATCGTGGCTTGCCGCTGGCCCCGACGTGGGCTCGGGGTTGCTCAGTCTTTGCTGCGCCGTGACGGCCGTAATGAGCCTTGCGACTACGAAGCTGGTACAACGCTTTGGCTACTCGATCGTGCTGGCGGCGAGCTACGGTGGCCTGTGTCTGTTCCTGGCGGCTCACATCTACCCAGTGTTGCTGTCCCTCGTGCCCGGTTATCTTCTCCTAGGGATGCTGCTCGGTCCGTCGGTGATCTGCAAGCAGGCGCTGCTAGTTTCGATGGCGGGCAAGTTGAGCTGCTCGCAGCCCGAATGTGGTGGGACTAGTACGGCCGGTGTCAGCGCGGACAGTTACGACGATCATCGTTTGCTGTGTAGCCGGGAGGAGCAGGTCCGCCGGCTTGGACGATGGTTTCGGGCGGCCGGAGACTTTGGTATCATCGTCGGCACGGTTGTGGCTGCGTTCGTGCTTACCTGCGCCTCGGGATCGAACCGAATCGGATGCTACTACATATCGAGCCTTTCGCAACCAGTTCCTAATGCGGCACTGACAGGGGCACCGAACGGAACGGTGCCGCAGTTGAATCCGAACCTCTCCGCGAGCAGCGACCTCGGAGGATACGTGCCACTCGAGCGGGATATGCTCATTTCCCTGCCCGAGACTGCCATGTCAGCGGCGCAAGAAGACACCACGGTCccaagcagcagcaccaccaccaagcaCGAACCTACGACGGCGTCATCGCCAAAAATTGTCACTCCCTCGATGCCGACGCTGCGTGAAACGATGTACTTTCTTTACAACATTCGACTACCGGATCCGGCCACTCCGGGGGAGGAGGCAACAGCCTTCACCACCAACCCTTCCAGCAGCACACCTTCCGGTGGCAGTGATGACAGCCGGGACAGCTCCCGCCCACTGCTCGACCGCTTTCCGTACAGTATGTTCCAAACAAATGACTACGGCGAACGGATTTGCGGTTCCCATCTGTGCCCGGTGTGGGATCGGAACATCCCGGTCAACAGTAGCGCACtaggaaatgaaatgaaactgcAGGGCTACACGGGAGCAACGCCCCTGATGGGCATCTACTTGGTGTTCGGCGTGCTCGCCTTCATCGTGACGGCGTTCACGACGGAGATCGAGTTTAATGTCAAGTTTGACTCGATTCGTCGAATGTCCGACACGTTGCTGTTTGCCGGGCCACTTGCCTACTTCGTCGGTACCGAGCAGGCGTACATGATGGCGGATTTTATGAAG GCATTTGTGGCGTGTGAACTTGGACCGAACAGTGTCGCCGGAGCGTTGGTAGGAATGGGTGTGATGCAGCTAATTGCGGCCTGCACCCTGAGCATGCTTCTTAGGCACACGAAGCGTGTCGTTGTTATCG TGGCCGGATTCTTGTTTCACGCCTGCCTGCTGCTCGTACTTCTCCGCTGGAAACCATCACGAGACGACAGTGCCGTGCTGTATGTCATTCCCGCTGCTTGGGGGGTATGCAATGCAGTGTGGGAGACGCTACTGTTCGCTTTGACCACCACGACGCACCCGAACAAGTTCGCCGAAGTTACCGCCCCGTTGCAGGCTTTACGCTTCCTCGGCCTGGCCATCACTTTCGCTGGCCATGGAGTGCTCTGTGAGGCTCCGAAGATCATCATCCTTGCGATCCTGCTCGTCATCTCGGTCATACCGTACACGATGCTGGAGCTAAAGCTGGAGAGCCAACGGAAGGCGCTGAAGCTGAGCTTGTGA
- the LOC131260384 gene encoding probable ATP-dependent RNA helicase DHX34, translating into MSRRSEEHRSRHREHRKQRSRSRSRSPSSRESGHGGQTLSWESTEETNLINFSFLDYKTELNRVLRGYCARDQLVDDVNDFWLFVNKYETLLKRTGQPILPNPPNEAQKESYTGRVPSEYNKALGCCLALRVPLEELRGRLGNSKITRTKLLQLLQIVAHYLDFRQREKFNKLRKLRQAQANLPVAKHREEIVEAVRNERVVVLAGDTGCGKSTQVPQYLYRAGYERIACTQPRRIACISLAKRVSHELLAEYRTEVGYQIRFERSKNTNTKIIFITEGLLLRQLASEDSLEQYSVIILDEVHERHLHGDFLLGIAKCLIRARPDLKLVLMSATINIKLFADYFSEEEARIIEVPGRLFPIKLHYMPQLQDVPVAGSSGKRSQTDRLSPEPYLQILQLIDQKYPPTEKGDVLIFLSGLNEITAIVDAAREYNEKNKNWIILPLHSTLSIAEQDKVFDYAPEGMRKCIVSTNIAETSVTIDGIRFVVDSGKVKEMSYDATTKMQRLKEFWISKASAEQRKGRAGRTGPGVCYRLYAEKQFYDFDAYTTAEILKVPLESLLLQMISMGLPNARLFPFIEPPPMDNVENAIVSLKEAEALTEDEKLTPLGKALAKIPVDIGIGKMLLMGCVFQQLQPVLTLAAALSVQSPFTNRAYRDPECERARKSLESDHGDPITLLNAYKEWLEVKQTRTDYGRKGDDRRGENSKVWCRRRGLEEQRFYEITKLRNQFQDLLQDCGLMEMQNNDNLSSAERAIRNGELRQLKELRKAHRMEAPRKRKLLKSDPWGLGGEDDEEVDDGKVDIRDVEFRLSHDSSKLQNLVSGATACSYRDLMTLKLILVSGLYPQVAIADEFNYCKSLSEQFFHTRSKPYVSLHPMSFFGNNAQILQLTDSEIEEKTGLYKSRQPLSSRHQIVCYLTLLETNKSYLTNTLRMPAAQTLLLFAHTIETNDTCSRIVCDQWLCLDIPAPESGQALLLKATKLRRLWNRLLAEKLKALTVTADGELTKIERNVSIEEMNRELWSSLAQFMNTEVCYTIKKLLPADLKSLFKGPQRLVDGDDDDDHERIELPDPNPFAEDFQPIYNETKGGIHLTENVTYGCIVETEWSMQMQQDILEQDWECKNCGGTYQLTGLQKLQHGSICKPVEVKEERDQNVLAMEGSSSKKHNANRYECPNCGRTLMLSAIETLRHKKACTKQIKQELPDKES; encoded by the exons ATGAGTCGCCGGTCAGAAGAACACCGATCGAGACACCGCGAGCATCGAAAGCAACGATCCCGTTCTCGTTCTCGAAGCCCATCGTCAAGAGAAAGcggtcatggtggtcaaaccCTATCGTGGGAGTCAACGGAAGAGACAAATTTGATCAACTTTTCCTTTCTCGACTACAAGACGGAGCTGAACCGTGTGCTGCGGGGATACTGTGCTCGCGATCAGTTGGTGGATGATGTGAACGATTTCTGGCTATTTGTGAACAAATACGAAACACTACTGAAGCGTACCGGCCAACCAATTCTACCGAATCCACCAAACGAAGCGCAGAAAGAAAGCTACACCGGGCGCGTGCCATCGGAGTACAACAAAGCACTAGGTTGCTGCTTGGCACTGAGGGTTCCGCTGGAGGAATTAAGGGGACGTCTGGGAAACAGCAAAATCACCCGCACCAAACTGCTCCAGTTGCTGCAGATCGTGGCACATTATTTGGACTTCCGGCAACGGGAGAAGTTTAATAAGCTCCGCAAACTTCGCCAGGCTCAGGCAAACCTGCCCGTTGCGAAGCACCGCGAGGAAATCGTTGAAGCGGTCCGAAACGAACGCGTGGTCGTGCTGGCCGGTGATACGGGCTGCGGTAAGTCCACGCAGGTCCCGCAGTACCTGTACCGGGCGGGATATGAGCGGATCGCCTGTACGCAACCGCGTCGGATCGCTTGTATATCGCTGGCGAAACGAGTTTCGCACGAGCTGCTGGCCGAGTACCGAACCGAGGTTGGCTATCAGATCCGGTTCGAGCGTAGCAAAAATACGAACACAAAAATTATCTTCATCACCGAGGGACTGCTGTTGAGGCAGCTGGCCAGCGAGGACAGTCTCGAGCAGTACTCGGTCATCATTCTCGACGAGGTGCACGAGCGCCATCTGCACGGGGATTTCCTCCTCGGAATCGCTAAATGTCTCATACGCGCCCGACCGGACCTGAAGCTCGTGCTTATGTCGGCCACGATCAACATCAAGCTCTTCGCTGACTACTTCTCCGAGGAGGAAGCTCGCATCATCGAGGTACCGGGACGTCTGTTTCCAATCAAGCTCCACTATATGCCCCAGCTCCAGGACGTCCCAGTGGCAGGAAGTTCCGGTAAACGCTCGCAAACCGATCGTCTCAGTCCGGAACCCTACCTGCAGATCCTGCAGCTGATCGACCAGAAGTATCCACCGACGGAGAAAGGTGACGTGCTCATATTTCTCAGTGGGTTGAACGAAATAACGGCCATCGTCGATGCGGCCCGGGAGTACAACGAGAAGAACAAAAACTGGATCATACTCCCGCTGCACAGTACGCTCTCGATCGCCGAGCAGGACAAGGTGTTCGACTATGCGCCGGAAGGGATGCGGAAGTGCATCGTGTCGACGAACATCGCCGAAACTTCCGTCACGATCGATGGCATCCGGTTCGTGGTGGACAGTGGGAAGGTGAAGGAGATGAGCTACGATGCGACGACCAAGATGCAGCGGCTGAAAGAGTTCTGGATATCGAAGGCATCGGCCGAACAACGGAAAGGGCGAGCCGGTCGAACGGGACCCGGCGTCTGCTACCGTCTGTACGCCGAGAAGCAGTTCtacgactttgacgcttacaCAACGGCGGAGATTTTAAAAGTCCCCCTAGAGTCGTTGCTTTTGCAGATGATATCGATGGGTTTACCGAACGCTCGACTGTTTCCCTTCATTGAACCGCCCCCGATGGACAACGTCGAGAATGCGATCGTTAGCCTGAAGGAAGCGGAAGCGTTGACCGAGGATGAAAAGCTCACACCGTTGGGGAAGGCGTTGGCAAAGATTCCGGTCGACATTGGCATTGGGAAAATGCTGCTCATGGGTTGCGTGTTCCAGCAGTTGCAGCCCGTGCTGACGCTAGCGGCGGCTCTCAGCGTTCAGTCACCGTTTACCAACCGAGCCTACAGAGATCCCGAGTGTGAG AGAGCCCGTAAATCACTCGAGTCGGACCACGGGGATCCCATTACCCTCCTCAACGCGTACAAGGAATGGCTGGAGGTGAAGCAAACGCGCACCGACTACGGTCGCAAAGGGGACGATCGGCGTGGCGAAAATTCCAAAGTCTGGTGTCGCCGGCGCGGCCTCGAAGAGCAACGGTTCTACGAAATCACCAAGCTGCGCAATCAGTTTCAGGATCTGCTGCAGGACTGTGGGCTGATGGAAATGCAGAACAATGATAATCTTTCCAGCGCCGAACGGGCGATTCGGAATGGCGAGCTGCGGCAGCTGAAGGAACTGCGAAAGGCCCACCGTAtggaagcacctcggaagcgAAAACTCCTTAAATCCGATCCCTGGGGCCTTGGCGGGGAAGATGACGAGGAGGTGGATGACGGGAAGGTGGACATCCGGGATGTGGAGTTTCGGTTGAGCCACGACTCGTCGAAGTTGCAAAACCTTGTGTCGGGTGCGACGGCTTGCAGCTATCGGGATCTGATGACCCTGAAGCTGATTTTGGTCAGCGGTCTCTACCCACAGGTTGCGATAGCTGACGAGTTTAACTACTGCAAG AGTTTATCGGAGCAATTTTTCCACACTCGCTCGAAACCGTACGTCTCACTGCATCCGATGAGTTTTTTCGGCAACAACGCGCAAATACTCCAGCTGACGGACAGTGAAATAGAGGAGAAAACGGGTCTGTACAAGTCACGCCAACCGCTCAGCTCACGGCACCAGATCGTTTGCTATCTGACCCTGCTCGAAACGAACAAATCCTACCTAACCAACACGCTGCGGATGCCGGCAGCACAAACGTTGCTCCTATTTGCACACACGATCGAGACGAACGACACCTGCTCGCGGATCGTGTGCGATCAGTGGTTATGTTTGGACATTCCTGCCCCCGAAAGTGGCCAGGCACTACTCTTAAAGGCGACCAAGCTGCGGCGCCTTTGGAATCGTTTGCTGGCAGAGAAATTAAAAG CCCTCACTGTAACGGCAGATGGTGAATTGACGAAGATTGAACGAAATGTTTCGATCGAAGAAATGAATCGTGAACTGTGGTCAAGCTTGGCCCAGTTCATGAACACCGAGGTATGCTACACCATCAAAAAATTGCTTCCGGCGGATCTGAAATCACTCTTCAAAGGACCACAGAGACTCGTCGAcggtgacgatgacgacgatcaTGAGCGAATAGAACTGCCCGATCCGAATCCTTTCGCCGAAGATTTCCAACCAATCTACAACGAAACGAAGGGGGGTATCCATCTGACCGAAAATGTTACCTACGGATG TATCGTCGAAACGGAATGGAGCATGCAGATGCAGCAGGATATTCTCGAGCAGGACTGGGAGTGTAAAAATTGTGGCGGAACCTACCAACTCACCGGGTTGCAAAAACTCCAGCACGGCAGCATCTGTAAGCCGGTTGAGGTCAAGGAGGAACGGGACCAAAATGTACTGGCAATGGAAGGAAGTTCGTcgaaaaaacacaacgcaaacCGATACGAATGTCCGAACTGCGGTCGCACCTTAATGTTAAGTGCAATTGAAACGCTAAGGCATAAAAAAGCATGcactaaacaaatcaaacaagaGTTGCCAGATAAAGAATCATAa
- the LOC131261237 gene encoding GPI mannosyltransferase 2 isoform X2 translates to MRMESNGGNSGGTSPKRRTNVVGNGKSNLRHHQHQHHQPHHYANKQTESSVLDGGTDANPTSSTELPPSSGSFLHISIIKLALGSRLLVIALQIMANQLLPDHDAGVFIAPRDKDAPERPLDALVRFTLGGLDRWDGQYFLHIAEHGYTYENTLAFFPLFPFILKIVSSALNSTDVITFISYRELSLVLAVLFNMVCFIGAAKALYRLSKLVLGSKKKAEIAVLLFCFNPASIFFTAPYTESLFAWLSFAVMYQCIEDVTSVFITIPLSLSILSRSNGMINIGFVLYFAIRRIVAQYNFHNVICICSRLFTMLIIVLFHYGIAQVYNYYLFCFEQKFNFPAHVREYASEHGLILAGNKTEESSPWCTNLLPLSYSYVQSHYWNVGFLRYYELKQLPNFLLALPAIYLTLSNSYRYLQEHWEYAARLGLFRVSKKQFKMMRPYDRLALVFVVHAILLTLFSLFFVHVQVTTRILCAASPVLYWYAAEYFTDVDLSDLLDIRCMNWQQQAILGYFVGYTVVGTILFSNFYPWT, encoded by the exons ATGCGAATGGAAAGCAATGGCGGTAACAGCGGTGGCACATCGCCAAAACGTAGAACAAACGTGGTAGGCAATGGGAAAAGTAACCTTCGCCATcaccagcatcagcatcatcaaccGCATCACTATGCCAACAAACAGACGGAATCGAGTGTACTTGACGGAGGAACAGATGCAAATCCAACGTCGTCGACAGAATTGCCTCCCTCGTCTGGGTCATTTTTGCACATATCAATCATCAAACTGGCTCTTGGCAGCCGTTTGCTCGTAATAGCACTTCAGATCATGGCCAATCAGCTGCTGCCGGATCACGATGCTGGCGTGTTCATTGCGCCCCGTGATAAGGATGCTCCGGAAAGACCGCTGGATGCGTTAGTGCGGTTCACGCTCGGTGGATTAGATCGATGGGATGGCCAGTACTTTCTGCATATTGCCGAGCACGGTTATACGTACGAGAACACGTTGgcgtttttccctttgtttccGTTCATTCTGAAGATCGTCAGTAGTGCTCTGAACAGCACCGATGTTATCACCTTTATAAGCTATCGCGAGCTATCCCTCGTTCTTGCTGTCCTCTTCAACATGGTCTGCTTCATCGGGGCTGCCAAAGCACTCTATAGACTAAGCAAGCTGGTGCTGGGCAGCAAAAAGAAGGCCGAGATCGCGGTACTgctgttttgcttcaatccaGCCTCGATCTTCTTTACCGCACCGTACACGGAGAGTTTGTTTGCCTGGCTGTCGTTCGCCGTGATGTACCAGTGCATCGAGGATGTTACGTCCGTCTTCATCACGATCCCACTGAGTCTATCTATCCTGTCCCGTTCGAACGGCATGATCAACATCGGGTTCGTGCTATACTTTGCCATTCGGCGCATTGTGGCCCAGTACAACTTCCACAACGTGATCTGCATTTGCTCCCGTCTCTTCACCATGCTCATCATCGTACTCTTTCACTACGGAATCGCACAGGTGTACAACTACTACCTGTTTTGCTTCGAGCAGAAGTTTAACTTTCCGGCTCACGTTCGAGAGTACGCGTCCGAGCACGGACTCATCCTGGCAGGCAATAAGACGGAAGAATCTTCTCCCTGGTGCACAAACCTACTGCCACTCTCGTACTCATACGTGCAAAGTCACTACTGGAACGTAGGGTTTCTTCGCTACTACGAGCTCAAGCAGCTGCCAAACTTCCTCCTCGCCCTACCGGCCATCTATCTAACACTAAGCAATTCCTACCGCTACCTTCAGGAACATTGGGAATACGCCGCACGGTTGGGCCTTTTCCGTGTGTCCAAgaagcaatttaaaatgatGCGTCCTTACGATCGACTCGCGCTCGTGTTCGTCGTCCACGCGATACTGCTTACGCTTTTTTCGCTGTTCTTCGTGCATGTGCAGGTCACGACTCGCATCCTGTGTGCCGCCAGCCCCGTGCTGTACTGGTACGCCGCGGAATATTTCACCG ACGTCGATTTGAGTGATCTCCTGGACATTCGCTGCATGAATTGGCAGCAGCAGGCGATTTTGGGGTACTTCGTCGGGTATACCGTCGTCGGGACTATATTGTTTAGCAATTTTTATCCATGGACATAG
- the LOC131261237 gene encoding GPI mannosyltransferase 2 isoform X1 — protein MRMESNGGNSGGTSPKRRTNVVGNGKSNLRHHQHQHHQPHHYANKQTESSVLDGGTDANPTSSTELPPSSGSFLHISIIKLALGSRLLVIALQIMANQLLPDHDAGVFIAPRDKDAPERPLDALVRFTLGGLDRWDGQYFLHIAEHGYTYENTLAFFPLFPFILKIVSSALNSTDVITFISYRELSLVLAVLFNMVCFIGAAKALYRLSKLVLGSKKKAEIAVLLFCFNPASIFFTAPYTESLFAWLSFAVMYQCIEDVTSVFITIPLSLSILSRSNGMINIGFVLYFAIRRIVAQYNFHNVICICSRLFTMLIIVLFHYGIAQVYNYYLFCFEQKFNFPAHVREYASEHGLILAGNKTEESSPWCTNLLPLSYSYVQSHYWNVGFLRYYELKQLPNFLLALPAIYLTLSNSYRYLQEHWEYAARLGLFRVSKKQFKMMRPYDRLALVFVVHAILLTLFSLFFVHVQVTTRILCAASPVLYWYAAEYFTGERTFIKRQVIRKLSKQVKDGDEISCTHVTNHVDLSDLLDIRCMNWQQQAILGYFVGYTVVGTILFSNFYPWT, from the coding sequence ATGCGAATGGAAAGCAATGGCGGTAACAGCGGTGGCACATCGCCAAAACGTAGAACAAACGTGGTAGGCAATGGGAAAAGTAACCTTCGCCATcaccagcatcagcatcatcaaccGCATCACTATGCCAACAAACAGACGGAATCGAGTGTACTTGACGGAGGAACAGATGCAAATCCAACGTCGTCGACAGAATTGCCTCCCTCGTCTGGGTCATTTTTGCACATATCAATCATCAAACTGGCTCTTGGCAGCCGTTTGCTCGTAATAGCACTTCAGATCATGGCCAATCAGCTGCTGCCGGATCACGATGCTGGCGTGTTCATTGCGCCCCGTGATAAGGATGCTCCGGAAAGACCGCTGGATGCGTTAGTGCGGTTCACGCTCGGTGGATTAGATCGATGGGATGGCCAGTACTTTCTGCATATTGCCGAGCACGGTTATACGTACGAGAACACGTTGgcgtttttccctttgtttccGTTCATTCTGAAGATCGTCAGTAGTGCTCTGAACAGCACCGATGTTATCACCTTTATAAGCTATCGCGAGCTATCCCTCGTTCTTGCTGTCCTCTTCAACATGGTCTGCTTCATCGGGGCTGCCAAAGCACTCTATAGACTAAGCAAGCTGGTGCTGGGCAGCAAAAAGAAGGCCGAGATCGCGGTACTgctgttttgcttcaatccaGCCTCGATCTTCTTTACCGCACCGTACACGGAGAGTTTGTTTGCCTGGCTGTCGTTCGCCGTGATGTACCAGTGCATCGAGGATGTTACGTCCGTCTTCATCACGATCCCACTGAGTCTATCTATCCTGTCCCGTTCGAACGGCATGATCAACATCGGGTTCGTGCTATACTTTGCCATTCGGCGCATTGTGGCCCAGTACAACTTCCACAACGTGATCTGCATTTGCTCCCGTCTCTTCACCATGCTCATCATCGTACTCTTTCACTACGGAATCGCACAGGTGTACAACTACTACCTGTTTTGCTTCGAGCAGAAGTTTAACTTTCCGGCTCACGTTCGAGAGTACGCGTCCGAGCACGGACTCATCCTGGCAGGCAATAAGACGGAAGAATCTTCTCCCTGGTGCACAAACCTACTGCCACTCTCGTACTCATACGTGCAAAGTCACTACTGGAACGTAGGGTTTCTTCGCTACTACGAGCTCAAGCAGCTGCCAAACTTCCTCCTCGCCCTACCGGCCATCTATCTAACACTAAGCAATTCCTACCGCTACCTTCAGGAACATTGGGAATACGCCGCACGGTTGGGCCTTTTCCGTGTGTCCAAgaagcaatttaaaatgatGCGTCCTTACGATCGACTCGCGCTCGTGTTCGTCGTCCACGCGATACTGCTTACGCTTTTTTCGCTGTTCTTCGTGCATGTGCAGGTCACGACTCGCATCCTGTGTGCCGCCAGCCCCGTGCTGTACTGGTACGCCGCGGAATATTTCACCGGCGAGCGAACGTTCATTAAGCGTCAAGTTATTCGGAAACTTTCCAAGCAGGTGAAGGACGGCGATGAAATCAGCTGCACGCATGTGACCAACCACGTCGATTTGAGTGATCTCCTGGACATTCGCTGCATGAATTGGCAGCAGCAGGCGATTTTGGGGTACTTCGTCGGGTATACCGTCGTCGGGACTATATTGTTTAGCAATTTTTATCCATGGACATAG
- the LOC131261248 gene encoding protein kish-A gives MSAIFNFQSLLSVLLLLICTCTYLRSLFPSIIDRNKKGMLGLFWKFARVGERKSPYVSVCCLVMAVSILFWS, from the exons ATG AGCGCAATATTTAACTTCCAAAGCCTCCTGTCGGTGCTGCTCCTGCTGATCTGCACTTGTACCTATCTACGTTCGCTGTTCCCTAGCATCATTGACCGAAATAAAAAAGG AATGTTGGGATTGTTTTGGAAATTCGCACGAGTCGGCGAACGAAAATCTCCTTACGTGTCCGTGTGCTGTTTAGTTATGGCTGTCTCAATATTATTCTGGTCCTAG